TCCGCAAACGCGCGGCGGTTATCTTCCGGATGTCGTCGCAGACGTCCTTGTCGTGGCAGGAGCGGCAATCCAAGTCGCAGTCGAGATCGTAGCCTTTTGCTTTCCAGCGCTCCTTCACAATCTCGGCACCAATCTCGCGAACCTCGGTGGCGATATCATTCAGCCGCAGCACGTCGGCCTTGCTCGAGGTGACGAAAATGACCTCCATCGCCTGCACTTTGGGCAGGCTGGACTTGTAGATGGCCATCAACGATCGCCCCAGGGTTTCGAAGCCGAATCCCTTTGCCGCAGCCTCGTTGCTCACCCGGCTCCAGATGTTCCGGGCAGAGCTTCTGACCATGTAGCCTTCGATTTGGTCGGCAACGTATTGGGTCTGTCCGACCGATTGATGCTCCTCGGCACTCAGGTCCTTTCCCGCCACCAGCAGGATCTGGCCGAACGGCAAGCTGGCCCCGCGCGCCTCCTGAACGTCGGCGCCGATCAGGGTAATCCTTCCGTCGCTGATGAGCGCAGAGGTATCGGTCCACAGAACAACGGCGCACGAACCGGCGGCGGGGTTCCCCAGTTCTACGAAGGTCTCGTTGCGCAGGATGATCTTCGGGTTCGCTCCCGAACCGATTCGAATCGGTAGGCCTTCTTTGAGCGCCTCCGGCGACGAGGCAGAGACGAATTCTCTGGTCGGCCGCCCCGTGGTGCGCATCTCTTCCACGTACGCGGCCACTCTCCTGATTTGCCCGTCGAAGGTCGCCACGCGTCAGAACAACTCCGCTGGCTCGTTTTGGGATGCAGGGTCAGAAACCTCCCCCTTGCCCCCTCCTTGGTAAGGGAGTGTCGATAAATGACCGGCCGCTGGTTTCGTACACCGTATTTTCCGCGTGCCTCCGTAGCGGCGCAGCATGCTGCGCCCATACATTCGGAGAAAATCGACAGTCCCTTGGTAAGGGAGTGTCGATTTACTCGCCCGGCAACCTAACCCCCTGGCCCCCTTCCCGGAACGGGAAGGGGGGACCCATGGGACGAGCTTCGATAATGGGTCCCCCTCTCCGCGTCGGAGAGGGGTCAGGGGAGAGGTTAAGGAAGGGGTCAGGGGAAGGTCGAACGCGGTCGCGACCAACATACTTCCAAAAAACAGCACTCAGCCCAGTCCCATTCCGGTGAAGAACTGCGACACCCGGTTCTTGACCTCATCGACGCTGGTGTAGCGCTTGTCGAACAAGTCGAGCCCGATATGCAGGAATGGCACACCGATGTCGCGGCATGTCTCGCGCATGATGCCGGCGGTGGCAGCGCCGTCCTTGTGGCCCATGTGGCCGGGCCAGATGACGCAGTCGATCTTGTAGTCTTTGACCATGCGCACGATGTCCGAGGAGAAGTACTCTGCCGTGCCTCTGGCCTGGCGGATCATCGGCACGTCAATCAGGTTGCGCTTGGCCAGGTCGTGGAACATGGTCTCTTCGCTCGCGGTGTCGATGAGCGTGTAGGGGAAGTTGCTGAACATATCCATGACCAGGACCGCTCCCCACTCTTGCTCCAGCCACGGCATGAACTCGAAAACCCAGCCGTAGGGCATGATGTCGAACCAGAGCAAGCGGATCTTTTCCGGCTTGTAATCGTTGGCGCCCCGTCCCGCCTTCACCCGGTCCTCACCGCATTCGAGGAGTTGCTTGAACCAGTCGGTGCACCTGGGATCGCCGGCCCGGAAGCATTGACTCATGGCAAACGCTTGCGCCCCGCCGATCTCCCAGCCGTGGGGACATGGCACCGCGCGCCGCAGTTCGTTGTACTCCTGCCACAAGGTGTACGTCCGGTTCGACTCCTCACAGACCTCGCGCAGGCGATCGATATCCAGTTTCTTCCCGGTGTGCTCTTCCACAAAGCGCACCATCTGTCGCAGCTCATTGGCGAAGTAGGTGATGGCTCGCTCATCCGACTTGTACGGCGGGTCAGGGGAGAAGAGCGGAACGTCGTGCCAGGCCTTGTTGTGTTGCAGGACCTGCTGCAGCATCGTCGTGCCATCGCAAGGCGACAACAGGCCGATCACCGCCGAGGGAACCGGCATTTGCCCGGTCTCGATGTAGTAGATGGGGAGCCGAATCGCGGTGCAGAGGTCCGTGCCCAGCCCCATTTCCTCGGTACCTTGAAGATCGTCCATGACGAAGGGTGCGGAGGACCCGAGGAATGGCGTTTCCATGATCATGAACCACGGGAGGTCCATGGCGGTAAAGAGCTCCGGTGCGGTGCAGAAGTAGGCCGCGATGAACGGCTTGTCGTTCATGACGCAGTCGACGACCTTCTGCTTCGACTCCAGTAGGATCTGGAGCATCTTGACCTGCAGTTTCCCCTCCGGCGTATCCATCATTGCGGCCGCTTCGAGGAGAAACGCGAACCAATCGCGTTCTTGCTTATATCGCGCCAACGATTTTTCTTTGACTTCCAGCTTGTCCATTCTCACTTCCCCATGGTTTCCAGGAATGCCTGAATCCTGGTCATCAGCTGCCCCTTGCCGCTGGTGATGTATTCACGATCCAGCTGAAGGAACGGTACGCCGACTTCCTTCAGGTCCATCTTGTTCATGTAGTGCTCGGCGCACCAGAAGTCGCAAAACAGCATGCGTTCGCCGATGACCCCGTCGACCTCGAATTCGCGGATCATGTCCTGCAGGAACTTCTGCCGTCGCGGCTGATCACCGTTCATTCGCGGGCAAGACGGCCGTTCCTGGATGTAGTAGCGGGCGAGGGCTTCGACGGGATCCGCCGCTTGCTCGTCGACGTCCACCCACATCGTCCGGGTGCCGTAGCAAATCGAGTCGGTGACAACCAGACCGCCTTGTTGCTCGATCACTTCGACGTAATCCGGGTCGTCCAACTCGCTGCCGACGATCATCAACCGGGCTCGGTAGTCGGTTTTCCCAGTGTTCCCATTCGCTTGCTGCAGATCTTCGAGGAGGCTGTGCAGGAGCGGATTGTACTGCTCTGCCGGCATGGCGCTGCCGGCGACCATGACGGCGAGTGTTTCGGCGCCGTTGATCGGCGGGTGTTTTTCCTTGCGAAGCGCATACAGCTGTCGCTGCAGGCGCCGCGTTTCGTTGCGCAGCTTGATCGCGTCCCGCAGTCGCTGGTCGGAGATCTGGACGTTGAAATGCTGTTCCAACTCGGTCCGCAGGATGTTGATCTCCTCGAGGTACCAATCGACTTGAGGGTCGCCCACTTTCTTGGGCAGGCTCATGATTTTCAAGAAGGGCGTGTTCAGGTTCTGCTTCCAGTTGTCGTAAACGCGGCGGATGTGATCGCAGCTGCTGACGCAGACGAGCCCGTCAAGGAAATCGTACTCTCCCTTGAGGGCCAGGTTGAAGGTGTGGCGGGGAAAACTGCAGTTGATGCTGCTGAAGAACGCGTCGGAGAGTTCGGTGCCGTCGCTCCCTGTCCCTCTCATGCGATAGGGGAGCAGTCCGGCGGCCATCAGCAGCTCGGTCGGCATGTGAGAACAGAAGTAGCCGACGACTTGTTTGCCCTGCGCCCGCCACTCCCGGACCGCCGGGTTCATGATGGCGCCGGCAACTTCGGCGAACGTTTCAAACGCCTTTGAGCGGATTGCGGTTTCCAATGGTCTGCCCTCGCTTTCGGGCGATGCGCGCCCGCCTTATTAGTTGTGGGTTGCCTTTTCACAGGCGATGAGGGCTGCCCCCACCGCGCCGGCAATCTGCGGATCTTGCGGCAGCAGCGTCACGGTGATCCCGAGCTTCTTTTCCAGCGCCTTCGCCAGCCCGTTGTTCTTTGAGCACCCGCCGGTCAACGCCAGTTCTTTGGTGAGGCCGACTCGCCGCACCATGGAGAAGAGCCTGTTGGCAACCGAGTTGTTGATGCCGGCGATGATGTTGGGCAATTCCACGCCTTCGTTGATCAGCGTGACCACTTCCGACTCGGCAAATACGCTGCACTGGCTGGTGATGCTGGCGGCGTTCGAGCCCTGGTTATCGATCGCTGAAATGCCCTCGAGCCCGCAGTTGAGTACTCTGGCCATGGCCTCGAAAAACCGGCCGGTGCCCGCAGCGCAGCGGTCGTTCATGGCGAATTCGATGACCCTGCCGTTCTTGTCGACAGACATGACCTTGCAGTCTTGCCCACCGATGTCGACCACCGTCCTGACGGCCGGGTTCAGCCAATGTGCTCCACGCGCGTGGCAGGTGATTTCGGAAACATTTTCGTTGGCGAAAGGGACCTTGAGGCGGCCGTAGCCGGTGCCGACGATGTACTGGAGGTCGGTGAAGGACGAGAGCCCGGCCAGTTTGAGGGCTTCCTCCATGGCCAGACGGGCTGTCTTCTCGGGGTTGGTTGTGGATGGCGTAATGAAATGAGAGACGACCGACGCCCCATCCAAGATGACAGCCTTCCCTGTGGTGGACCCGACGTCACAACCCCCAACAAGCATGCAAACTCCTCCTTCTTCGTGCGGGACTTCTCTTGTGTGGCATCGGCGGAAACCCGAACGCAGAAGCCAGCTTCGTGAACAAACGCTTGTTTGTCAAATGGCGCGGCTTTTAACCAGGGTGTTTGGCAGGGATGGAGATGCTCATTGTCAGCTAACGGCCATCGCGGAGGCAATGATGAGAAGGCGCCAGGGCTGCACAACAACCAACCAGGACGGTGGCACCGGGCTCTGTCCGGTGCGAGAAGAGGGGCTCAGCATCCGAGGTGATCTGCCGCATTGGCAAATCGGCCGATCTACCTACCTCATTACCTTTCGCGGCAAGGACCTGGGGCCGCTTCTGGAGGCCCGGACAGAACAACGGATTGCGCACCGGACAGAGCCCGGTGCCACCGGAGGGTCAACGAGATCCGCCGGGGCGTGAACGTAGCGCTGGCCGGTCGAACCGATGAACTCAGGACGCTGCCGCAGCGGCGCGGCGCCCCGCCTTGCGGCCGAAAAACGAGCCGTCGCCGAGGGAGATGCCGCTGCAGTACCCGTGCGCCGCGAGCCCCGAGGTGGTGCGCCCGGCGGCGTAGAGGCCGGGAATGACTTGGCCATCAGGATTGAGCACTTCCCCCGTCGGCTGCGTATGCAAACCACCGAGCGTGAACGTGGCCCACAACACTTTGTCGGTGCGACAATCGATGGCGGCATAGGGCGGGTTGGTGAGCGTCTGGAGCAGGGCGGGGGTTTTGTGGAAAAGGGGATCCTCACCCTGCGCGGCGAAACGGTTGTAGTACTCGACGGTGCCTTGCAGTGAACCGGTCGGCAGGCCGATGCTCTTCTCCAGATCCGCTACCGTCTCCTCGACGTGTGTCGCTTCGAAGCCAGCGGCGTTGCGCTCGTAGATGGTGTTGTCCACGATCAGGTACATGTGGGCGTCTTGTCTGAACAGCGATTCCTGACCGACGCGGCCGTAGTAGGTGTCTTCGTTGATGAAGCGTTGGCCGACGCGGTTGACCAAGATGCCGCGCATGAGCCGCCGCGGCGGTGTCAGCGGAATGGCGACCTCCGCCGCGTCCATGTGGATGATGTCGGCGCCCGCACCCATCGCCATGCGGATGGCGCGGCCATCATCGCCGTCCACGCCGAGCTTGTAGCTGCATTTCCAAATCAGCGGGGTGTGGCGCGCCACCATCTCCTGATTCATGGTGA
The DNA window shown above is from Candidatus Binatia bacterium and carries:
- a CDS encoding carbon monoxide dehydrogenase codes for the protein MATFDGQIRRVAAYVEEMRTTGRPTREFVSASSPEALKEGLPIRIGSGANPKIILRNETFVELGNPAAGSCAVVLWTDTSALISDGRITLIGADVQEARGASLPFGQILLVAGKDLSAEEHQSVGQTQYVADQIEGYMVRSSARNIWSRVSNEAAAKGFGFETLGRSLMAIYKSSLPKVQAMEVIFVTSSKADVLRLNDIATEVREIGAEIVKERWKAKGYDLDCDLDCRSCHDKDVCDDIRKITAARLRKEKNAAAADRAS
- a CDS encoding acyl-CoA dehydratase activase; the protein is MLVGGCDVGSTTGKAVILDGASVVSHFITPSTTNPEKTARLAMEEALKLAGLSSFTDLQYIVGTGYGRLKVPFANENVSEITCHARGAHWLNPAVRTVVDIGGQDCKVMSVDKNGRVIEFAMNDRCAAGTGRFFEAMARVLNCGLEGISAIDNQGSNAASITSQCSVFAESEVVTLINEGVELPNIIAGINNSVANRLFSMVRRVGLTKELALTGGCSKNNGLAKALEKKLGITVTLLPQDPQIAGAVGAALIACEKATHN
- a CDS encoding FAD-dependent oxidoreductase, giving the protein MNPATVRKARTVRKWDLEADVVVVGYGCAGACATIEAAEAGADVLLLERASGGGGTSALSGGLIYMGGGTPVQKACGFEDTPEEMYKFLITALGPGVDEAKVRVFCDDSVAHFHWFERHGVPFKPSFYPEPGSEAPTDDCLIYTGGEDAYPFDRIAKPAPRGHKPQHPAAAGGFLMQKLVAATERSGARIECDVRCETLVVNEHGRVVGVVVWQDKRRRFVRARRGVVLTAGGFTMNQEMVARHTPLIWKCSYKLGVDGDDGRAIRMAMGAGADIIHMDAAEVAIPLTPPRRLMRGILVNRVGQRFINEDTYYGRVGQESLFRQDAHMYLIVDNTIYERNAAGFEATHVEETVADLEKSIGLPTGSLQGTVEYYNRFAAQGEDPLFHKTPALLQTLTNPPYAAIDCRTDKVLWATFTLGGLHTQPTGEVLNPDGQVIPGLYAAGRTTSGLAAHGYCSGISLGDGSFFGRKAGRRAAAAAS
- a CDS encoding 2-hydroxyacyl-CoA dehydratase family protein, yielding METAIRSKAFETFAEVAGAIMNPAVREWRAQGKQVVGYFCSHMPTELLMAAGLLPYRMRGTGSDGTELSDAFFSSINCSFPRHTFNLALKGEYDFLDGLVCVSSCDHIRRVYDNWKQNLNTPFLKIMSLPKKVGDPQVDWYLEEINILRTELEQHFNVQISDQRLRDAIKLRNETRRLQRQLYALRKEKHPPINGAETLAVMVAGSAMPAEQYNPLLHSLLEDLQQANGNTGKTDYRARLMIVGSELDDPDYVEVIEQQGGLVVTDSICYGTRTMWVDVDEQAADPVEALARYYIQERPSCPRMNGDQPRRQKFLQDMIREFEVDGVIGERMLFCDFWCAEHYMNKMDLKEVGVPFLQLDREYITSGKGQLMTRIQAFLETMGK
- a CDS encoding 2-hydroxyacyl-CoA dehydratase family protein, whose protein sequence is MDKLEVKEKSLARYKQERDWFAFLLEAAAMMDTPEGKLQVKMLQILLESKQKVVDCVMNDKPFIAAYFCTAPELFTAMDLPWFMIMETPFLGSSAPFVMDDLQGTEEMGLGTDLCTAIRLPIYYIETGQMPVPSAVIGLLSPCDGTTMLQQVLQHNKAWHDVPLFSPDPPYKSDERAITYFANELRQMVRFVEEHTGKKLDIDRLREVCEESNRTYTLWQEYNELRRAVPCPHGWEIGGAQAFAMSQCFRAGDPRCTDWFKQLLECGEDRVKAGRGANDYKPEKIRLLWFDIMPYGWVFEFMPWLEQEWGAVLVMDMFSNFPYTLIDTASEETMFHDLAKRNLIDVPMIRQARGTAEYFSSDIVRMVKDYKIDCVIWPGHMGHKDGAATAGIMRETCRDIGVPFLHIGLDLFDKRYTSVDEVKNRVSQFFTGMGLG